One window from the genome of Chloroflexaceae bacterium encodes:
- the metK gene encoding methionine adenosyltransferase has translation MANTFMTSPRFYFTSESVSSGHPDKMCDQISDAILDAFLTHDPRARVACETATTTGLIVVLGEITYEKGYIPIEEIVRRTVKEIGYTSAEYGFDADTCGVLVAIHGQSPDIAMGVDKALEARTGEMTEAEVEAIGAGDQGMMFGFACNETPELMPASIALAHRLIRRLEKVRRTGDLPYLRPDAKSQVTVEYSYGKPVRVDTVLISTQHAPHVSQEQIRADMIEHVIKAEVPPEWFDTQTKIFVNPTGRFVVGGPMGDTGLTGRKIVVDTYGGVARHGGGAFSGKDPSKVDRSAAYACRWVAKNIVAAGLADRVELQVSYAIGVARPLSLSVETFGTGKVADEVILKAVNEVFDLRPGAIIRDLDLRRPIYRQTAAGGHFGRTDIDVPWERTDKVEALRRAAGL, from the coding sequence ATGGCCAACACATTCATGACCTCGCCCCGCTTCTACTTCACCAGCGAAAGTGTGAGCAGCGGGCACCCCGACAAGATGTGCGACCAGATCAGCGATGCCATCCTCGACGCGTTCCTGACCCACGATCCGCGCGCTCGCGTGGCCTGTGAGACCGCTACCACCACCGGCCTGATTGTGGTGCTCGGTGAGATCACCTACGAGAAGGGCTATATTCCGATCGAAGAGATTGTGCGGCGCACGGTTAAAGAGATCGGCTACACCAGCGCCGAGTATGGCTTCGACGCCGACACCTGCGGCGTGCTGGTGGCCATTCATGGCCAGTCGCCCGATATTGCGATGGGGGTAGATAAGGCCCTGGAGGCCAGGACAGGCGAGATGACTGAGGCCGAGGTGGAAGCAATTGGCGCGGGCGATCAGGGGATGATGTTTGGCTTTGCCTGCAACGAAACCCCCGAGTTAATGCCCGCTTCGATCGCCCTGGCGCACCGGTTGATTCGCCGCCTGGAGAAAGTGCGGCGCACCGGCGACCTGCCCTACCTGCGCCCCGACGCCAAGAGTCAGGTTACCGTCGAGTACAGCTATGGCAAGCCGGTGCGCGTTGACACGGTCCTGATCAGCACCCAGCACGCTCCCCACGTTTCCCAGGAACAGATCCGCGCCGATATGATCGAGCATGTGATCAAGGCTGAGGTGCCGCCAGAGTGGTTCGATACCCAGACCAAGATTTTTGTCAATCCTACCGGCCGGTTCGTCGTCGGCGGTCCGATGGGCGATACGGGACTGACCGGGCGCAAGATTGTGGTTGATACCTACGGCGGAGTGGCTCGCCACGGCGGTGGGGCCTTCAGCGGCAAGGACCCCAGCAAGGTGGACCGCAGCGCCGCCTATGCCTGCCGCTGGGTCGCCAAGAACATCGTCGCCGCCGGCCTGGCCGATCGGGTCGAACTCCAGGTGAGCTACGCTATTGGCGTGGCCCGCCCCCTCTCATTAAGCGTCGAGACCTTCGGCACCGGCAAGGTCGCCGATGAGGTGATCCTCAAGGCCGTCAATGAGGTCTTCGATCTACGACCCGGAGCAATTATCCGTGACCTGGACCTGCGCCGGCCCATCTACCGCCAGACAGCAGCCGGGGGCCACTTCGGGCGCACTGACATTGACGTGCCCTGGGAGCGCACCGATAAGGTCGAGGCGTTGCGCCGGGCCGCGGGGCTGTAA